From Acidobacteriota bacterium:
AGGGCTACCTGGTGGTCAAGTTCTGGCTGCATCTGTCGCGCAAGGCGCAGAAGCGGCGTCTTGAGGCGCTGGAGCGCGATCCGCTCCAGAAGTGGCGGGTCCGGCCCATCGACTGGAAGTACTTCAAGCGATACGACCGCTTCCGCGAAGTGTCCGAAGTCGCCATCCGGCGGACGAGCACCGGCGCCGCGCCGTGGCACATCATCGCCGCCGCCGACGAGAACTTCCGCAACCTGTCCGTGGCCAAGGTTCTGCTGCAGGCCTTGACCGACGGTCTGGCCGCCGCCGGCCACGCCGCCCCGAAGCCGCAACCCGATCGGCCGAAGCCCCCGGCGGCCAGCATCATCCGGGCGCTGGATCTGTCCCGCCACGCCGACGGCAAGGGGTACGACGAACGGCTGCTGCGCTGCCAGGGCCAGTTCAACCGGCTCACCCGCCGGCTCCACGAGGAAGGTCGCCAGCTCATCCTGGTGTTTGAAGGCCCGGATGCCGCCGGCAAGGGCGGCACCATCCGGCGCCTCACCCAAGCCATGGACGCCCGCAACTACCAGGTGATCAGCATCGCCGCGCCCACCGACGAGGAGCGCGCCCGTCCCTACCTGTGGCGCTTCTGGCGCCACCTGCCGCGACAGGGGCGGGTGACGATCTACGACCGCTCCTGGTACGGCCGGGTGCTGGTGGAGCGCCTCGAAGGTTTCTGCTCCCGCGCCGACTGGCAGCGGGCCTACGGCGAAATCAACGCCTTCGAAGAGGAACTCACGGACTTCGGTATCATCGTCGTCAAATTCTGGCTGGCCATCAGCCCCGAAGAGCAGCTGCGGCGCTTCGAGGACCGCCAGGTCACCCCCTACAAGCAGTACAAGATCACCGAGGAGGACTGGCGCAACCGGGCCAAGTGGAACGCCTACGAGGCGGCCGCGGTGGACATGATCGAGCGGACCAGCACCACCCGCGCACCGTGGGTGCTGGTCGAAGCCGAAGACAAGCGCTGTGCCCGGCTCAAGGTTCTCAAAGCCGCGATCCGGCATATCCGGCGCGAGCTGGACCGCTGAGCCGGCCGAACCGGCCCGGTCGACGTTTTGTTGCCGACATGTATCGGGAGGACACCATGCGCACGTGGATTCGATGGCCCGTTTTCCTGACTGTCCTGGCCGCCGCCGGCTGGCTGCCGGCCGAGCGACGGAGCGTTCAGCCCGAAGACCTGTACCGCGTTCTCGAGGTGACCGATCCGCAAGTGTCGCCCGACGGCCGCCACGTGGCCGTCACCGTCACCCGCGTGACGCTGGCCGAGAACACCGCCGACAGCGACATCTGGCTTGTGCCCATCGACGGCGGCGAGCCGCGCCGGCTGACCACCGGGCCGAAGGCGGATCACTCCCCCCGCTGGTCTCCCGACGGCCGGGTCATCGCCTTCGTCTCGGACCGGGACGGCGTCGCGGACCTCTGGCTCATTGCCGCCGACGGCGGCGAGGCCCGCCGGTTGACCCATTCCAAGGCCGACATCCGGTCGCCGCTCTGGCTTCCCGACGGCCGCGGGCTGGTGTGCACGGTGCGCAAAGTGCCGGAGGGGCAGGCGGGGACGGAGAATCCTTTCGGGGCGGAACTGCCCCAGTGCACCGCCCGCACCATCGACCGGCTGCTGTACCGGCAGTGGGACACCTGGCTCGGCGATGCCCGCAGCCACGTCTTCCATGTGGAGCTGGCCGGCGGCACGATGCGCGACCTCACCCCCGGCGACTTCGACACACCGCCCGTCTCCCTGGCCAGCCGGCACGACTTCGATCTCTCCCCCGAGGGCGCCGAGCTGTGTTTTGTCCGCGTCACCGCGCCGGAGCCGGCGCTGAGCACAAACCTCGACCTGTACCGCGTTTCCCTGGCCGGCGGCGATCCGGAACGCCTCACACCGAACCCGGCTCTGGACAAACAGCCGCGCTACTCGCCGGACGGACGCCACCTGGCGTACGTCGCCATGGCCCAGCCCGGCTATGAGTCGGACACCGAACGCCTCGTCGTCATGGACCGTCGGAGCGGCGAGCGCCGCGTCCTCACCGCCGCCCTGGACCGCTCCGTCGTCGAATTCGCCTGGCACCCCGACAGCAGCCGCCTGTTCTTCACCACGCGGGACGAGGGTCGCACCGGCATCTGTACCGTCGACCTTGCCACCGGCCGGGTGGAGCGGCTGGCCCATGCGGGCACCGTCACCGCACTGCGGGTGACCCCCGACGGCCGTCGTCTGGTGTTCGTCCGCTCCCACGCGCACCAGCCCGGCGAGTTGTACACGATGCCCGCCGCCGGCGGAGAGGCCCGACCGCTGACCGCCTTCAACCGCGAACTGCTCCAGGAGGTGGAACTCTCCGCGCTGGAAGATTTCTGGTTCACCGGCGCCGACGGAGCGCGGGTGCACGGCTTCCTGCTCCGGCCGCCCCGGTTCGATCCCGACCGGAAATACCCGGTGGTGATGGTCATTCACGGCGGTCCCCAGGGCATGTGGGCCGACGAATTCCTCATGGACTGGTTCACCCACTCGCTCATCACCGCGCCCGGCTATGTCGGGGTGTTCATCAATCCCCGCGGCAGCGAGGGGTACGGCGCCCGGTTCCGCGAGGAGGTCAGCCGCGACTACGGCGGCCGCTGTTACCAGGATCTGATGGCCGGCCTGGACCATGTGCTCGCCAGCTACCCGTTCGTCGACACCGGCCGCCAGGCCGCCGTCGGCGGCTCGTTCGGCGGCTACTCGGTGAACTGGATCATGGGGCACACCACCCGCTTCAAGTGCCTGGTGAGCCACGCCGGCCTCTACAACCTGGCCGCCTTCTACGGCGCCACCGAAGAGCTGTGGTACCCCGCCTGGGACATGGGCGAGACGCCGTGGACCATGCCCGAGCTGTACGAGCGGTGGTCCCCCCACATGCGGGCGGCGGCGTTCGCCACCCCCACCCTGGTGACCCACGGCGAGATCGATTTCCGCGTCCCCGTGACCGAGGGGCTGTCGCTGTTCACCACCCTCCGGGTCAAGGGCGTGCCGGCCCGGTTGCTCTACTTCCCCGACGAGGGACACGTCATCGAGAAACCCCAGAACAACGTCTGCTGGTGGAAGGAGATCCATCGCTGGCTGGGGGATTACCTGAAATGATCTGCGCCGGTTTCCGGAAGGTTGTCTGCGCCAACCCCTCAGAAATCGTTTGATACGGTGGAGAATCGGCCATGAGAATCGGAATGCATCATCTGGCCCGGCTTCCCCGGTGGCTCAACCTGGGCATCACGCTGGCCCTCGTCGGGATCATCGGCTATACCGACTACATCACCGGCGTCGAGCTCTCGTTTTCGGTATTCTTTCTGGTGCCCATTTCCCTGATCACCCTGCAAGACCGGGGCAGCGGATATGTTATTGCCCTGCTCAGCGCGGCGGTCTGGCTGGTCAACGACCTGATCTCCGGAACGGTATACACCCATCCGCTGATCCCATACTGGAACGCCACGGTCCGGCTGATCTATTTCCTGCTCCATGCCACCCTGCTCTCGATCCTGACCACCATGCTGCGGCATGAACGCAGCCTCGCTCGTCAAGACCCGTTGACCACGGCGGCCAACTGGCGTCACTTCGAGGAAACGGCCGAGTTGGAGCTGCAGCGGGCCCGTCAGTCCGGCCAACCCATCACCCTGGCCTATCTCGATCTCGACAACTTCAAGCAGGTCAATGACACGCTGGGTCACGCGGTGGGCGATGAACTGCTGCAGAACGTCGTCCGCACCCTGCGGCGAGCCACGCGCCAGCAGGATGTGATCGCCCGACTGGGCGGCGACGAGTTTGCGCTGTTGCTCCCCGGCATCGGCAGCGACGGGATCCAGCCCGTCCTCCAGCGGGTCTGCCGGTCGCTCCATGGAATGTTTGCTGCCTTGAAAACCGTTGCCGTAACCGCCAGCATCGGCGCGGTCACCTTCACCCGGATTCCCCCGACGCTGGAAGAGATGGTTCAAGAGGCTGACAACCTGATGTACACAGTTAAAAGTAGCGGCAAGAACCAATGTCGCCATTCGGTCTGGCCCGATCCGGCGGCCAGGGCTTCGGCGATCCCGCCGGATGGCGCTGCGGCCGATCATCCAAAACTGTGACTTGGCTCACAAACTGCGTCCGGCTTTCTCCATATTGTGAGCCCTACAGCGGCATTTGTTAGATAGGCCGATTCAGGGGGTCCCACGGATGCCACCCTTCGCGCCCGCGCAGCCGGATGGGAATGTCACCAACCGGACCGGTTCCGGTCATGCAGACGGTGATCGGAACTGTGGGGTACGGCCATGAATCGCGCGACGGTGACGAAGAGCCAGCTCCAACAGGAACTCCGCCGGCTGAACGCGCAGCTTGCGGCGGCGGAAGCAGACCGGGACGAACTGACCCGGCAACGGGCCCAACTGCTCGGACTGCTGGAGCACTTGCCGTTCGGCATCGCCCTCATCGACACCGAAGAACGGGTCCTGTACCTCAACGACACCTGCATC
This genomic window contains:
- the pap gene encoding polyphosphate:AMP phosphotransferase, which produces MFETAEVIQKIGKAAYEEQVPALRAALLAAQRELAASNLGVIVLVGGVEGAGKTSTVNLLHEWLDARGIETHAMGEPSDEERMRPPMWRFWRVLPPRGRMAIFLGSWYTQPVIERVFGRMGGASFQARLDRMVAFEELLGREGYLVVKFWLHLSRKAQKRRLEALERDPLQKWRVRPIDWKYFKRYDRFREVSEVAIRRTSTGAAPWHIIAAADENFRNLSVAKVLLQALTDGLAAAGHAAPKPQPDRPKPPAASIIRALDLSRHADGKGYDERLLRCQGQFNRLTRRLHEEGRQLILVFEGPDAAGKGGTIRRLTQAMDARNYQVISIAAPTDEERARPYLWRFWRHLPRQGRVTIYDRSWYGRVLVERLEGFCSRADWQRAYGEINAFEEELTDFGIIVVKFWLAISPEEQLRRFEDRQVTPYKQYKITEEDWRNRAKWNAYEAAAVDMIERTSTTRAPWVLVEAEDKRCARLKVLKAAIRHIRRELDR
- a CDS encoding S9 family peptidase encodes the protein MRTWIRWPVFLTVLAAAGWLPAERRSVQPEDLYRVLEVTDPQVSPDGRHVAVTVTRVTLAENTADSDIWLVPIDGGEPRRLTTGPKADHSPRWSPDGRVIAFVSDRDGVADLWLIAADGGEARRLTHSKADIRSPLWLPDGRGLVCTVRKVPEGQAGTENPFGAELPQCTARTIDRLLYRQWDTWLGDARSHVFHVELAGGTMRDLTPGDFDTPPVSLASRHDFDLSPEGAELCFVRVTAPEPALSTNLDLYRVSLAGGDPERLTPNPALDKQPRYSPDGRHLAYVAMAQPGYESDTERLVVMDRRSGERRVLTAALDRSVVEFAWHPDSSRLFFTTRDEGRTGICTVDLATGRVERLAHAGTVTALRVTPDGRRLVFVRSHAHQPGELYTMPAAGGEARPLTAFNRELLQEVELSALEDFWFTGADGARVHGFLLRPPRFDPDRKYPVVMVIHGGPQGMWADEFLMDWFTHSLITAPGYVGVFINPRGSEGYGARFREEVSRDYGGRCYQDLMAGLDHVLASYPFVDTGRQAAVGGSFGGYSVNWIMGHTTRFKCLVSHAGLYNLAAFYGATEELWYPAWDMGETPWTMPELYERWSPHMRAAAFATPTLVTHGEIDFRVPVTEGLSLFTTLRVKGVPARLLYFPDEGHVIEKPQNNVCWWKEIHRWLGDYLK
- a CDS encoding GGDEF domain-containing protein; the protein is MRIGMHHLARLPRWLNLGITLALVGIIGYTDYITGVELSFSVFFLVPISLITLQDRGSGYVIALLSAAVWLVNDLISGTVYTHPLIPYWNATVRLIYFLLHATLLSILTTMLRHERSLARQDPLTTAANWRHFEETAELELQRARQSGQPITLAYLDLDNFKQVNDTLGHAVGDELLQNVVRTLRRATRQQDVIARLGGDEFALLLPGIGSDGIQPVLQRVCRSLHGMFAALKTVAVTASIGAVTFTRIPPTLEEMVQEADNLMYTVKSSGKNQCRHSVWPDPAARASAIPPDGAAADHPKL